In the Muricauda sp. MAR_2010_75 genome, one interval contains:
- a CDS encoding discoidin domain-containing protein, giving the protein MSFQVIHAQQKTYCNPINIDYGYTPIPNLAKHGKHRATADPVIVTFKGNYFLFSTNQWGYWWSDDMVDWKFVPRKFLRERNETYDELCAPAAFVMKDELYLIGSTHGPAFSMWKSKDPTGDNWEIAVDSLKAGAWDPGFLYEEETDKLYMYWGSSNVFPILGTEINTETLQSEGYVKPLISLVPEDHGWERFGEYNDNTFLQPFMEGAWMTKYNGKYYLQYGGPGTEFSGYADGVYVSEKPLDLFSYQKHNPFSYKPGGFARGAGHGATYQDTFGNWWHVSTIILNQKNNFERRIGIWPAGFDQDDVLYSNTAYGDYPTYLPKENANHIRGLFAGWMLLNYNKPVQVSSTLGGYKPNFAVDEDMRTYWTAKTGDKGEWFQTDLGEVSTINAIQINYADQDAEFLGKSSGVYHQYKIYGSNDGKKWTVLVDKSNNKTDVPHDYIELEKPASARFLKLENIKMPTGKFALSGFRVFGKGAGEKPEPVEDFIVLRNRPEKFGERRNSWLRWKQNDLADGYVVYFGKSEDKLYGSIMVYGTNEYYFSGMDRADAYYFQIEAFNANGISERTAIVKSE; this is encoded by the coding sequence ATGTCATTTCAAGTAATTCACGCACAACAAAAAACCTATTGCAATCCCATTAACATTGATTACGGATACACTCCTATTCCCAACTTGGCCAAGCATGGCAAACACAGAGCCACGGCAGACCCGGTAATTGTAACCTTCAAGGGCAACTATTTTTTATTTTCCACAAACCAATGGGGGTATTGGTGGAGTGATGATATGGTTGATTGGAAGTTTGTCCCAAGAAAATTTTTGAGAGAACGCAATGAGACTTACGACGAACTTTGTGCACCCGCAGCATTTGTCATGAAGGATGAACTCTATCTCATTGGTTCCACCCATGGACCAGCTTTTTCTATGTGGAAGAGTAAAGATCCAACCGGGGATAATTGGGAAATTGCTGTGGACTCGTTAAAGGCCGGTGCATGGGATCCTGGTTTTTTGTATGAAGAAGAGACCGATAAACTGTACATGTATTGGGGTTCCAGCAACGTGTTTCCCATTTTGGGCACTGAGATCAATACAGAAACATTGCAGTCTGAAGGCTATGTAAAACCCTTAATCAGTCTGGTTCCTGAGGACCATGGTTGGGAGCGCTTTGGAGAGTACAACGACAATACTTTTCTTCAACCTTTTATGGAAGGGGCATGGATGACCAAGTACAATGGTAAATATTATTTACAGTACGGTGGTCCAGGAACTGAATTTAGTGGCTATGCTGATGGTGTGTATGTAAGTGAAAAACCTTTGGACTTATTTTCCTACCAGAAGCACAATCCATTTTCCTATAAGCCTGGAGGTTTTGCCCGAGGGGCCGGACATGGAGCCACGTACCAAGATACTTTTGGCAATTGGTGGCATGTTTCGACAATTATTTTGAACCAAAAAAACAATTTTGAGCGCCGGATTGGGATTTGGCCAGCAGGTTTTGATCAAGACGATGTACTATATTCCAATACGGCCTATGGGGATTACCCGACCTATCTGCCCAAAGAAAATGCCAATCACATCAGAGGACTTTTTGCAGGCTGGATGCTGTTGAATTACAACAAGCCTGTTCAAGTTTCCTCTACACTTGGAGGGTACAAACCCAATTTTGCCGTGGATGAGGATATGCGTACCTATTGGACTGCCAAAACAGGCGATAAAGGGGAGTGGTTCCAGACCGATTTGGGTGAAGTTTCCACCATTAATGCCATTCAAATCAATTATGCTGACCAAGATGCCGAGTTTTTGGGAAAATCATCAGGAGTATACCACCAATACAAAATTTATGGCTCCAATGATGGTAAAAAGTGGACTGTTTTGGTGGACAAAAGCAATAACAAAACGGATGTACCACACGATTACATTGAATTGGAAAAACCGGCAAGCGCACGGTTTTTAAAACTGGAAAACATCAAAATGCCGACAGGAAAATTTGCCTTGAGCGGTTTTCGCGTGTTTGGAAAGGGAGCAGGAGAAAAACCAGAACCTGTGGAAGATTTCATAGTGCTCAGGAACAGGCCCGAAAAGTTTGGAGAGCGTCGAAATTCATGGCTTCGCTGGAAGCAGAACGATTTGGCTGATGGGTATGTTGTCTATTTTGGAAAATCAGAAGATAAACTGTACGGCAGCATCATGGTATACGGCACCAACGAATACTATTTTTCCGGAATGGACCGCGCAGATGCCTACTATTTTCAGATTGAAGCCTTCAATGCCAATGGTATTTCCGAGCGGACGGCCATTGTAAAATCAGAATAA
- the bglX gene encoding beta-glucosidase BglX, whose product MKLKNIFYSFIALSLFGANAQQSIPKVEELLDKMTLEEKIGQLNLLTPGGGVATGSVVSENVEAKIKAGQVGGLFGVTGPDKVRVAQEMAVEQSRLGIPLLIGSDVIHGYKTTYPIPLGLSSSWDMDLIKQAAQMAAKEATADGINWNFSPMVDIARDPRWGRISEGAGEDPYLGSKIAEAMVKGYQGDNLAANHTMLACVKHFALYGAAEAGRDYHSVDMSKIKMFNQYVQPYKAAIDAGAASVMTSFNDVDGVPATGNKWLLTDLLRTQWGFDGFVVSDYTSLNEMIAHGLGDLQAVSVLALKAGLDMDMVGEGFLTTLKKSLDEGKITEAEITNACRHVLEAKYISGLFDDPYKYLDSKRPEKDILTKENRTLARKLAAHSFVLLKNHNNTLPLKKQGKIALIGPLADSRENMLGTWAPTGDFNLAVTIKEGFKNVAPNASIKYAKGANISDDTEFAKHVNVFGPRIEIDERSPAVMLNEAVELAKTSDVVVVVVGEATEMSGEAASRTDISIPESQKKLVRALVDTGKPVALVLMSGRPLTTPEEFDLPISILQVWHPGVEAGNAIADVVFGDYNPSGKLTATWPINVGQIPIYHSAKITGRPAPGNGEFQKFRSNYLDAPNTPLLPFGYGLSYTTFDYSNLRLDKKSIGQGEAVSATVTVTNTGDYDGEEVVQLYLRDVVRSITPPKRQLKGFQKIMLKKGERKEVTITLSPDDLKFYNTQLEFVSEPGEFEIFVGTNSDADLSETFTLK is encoded by the coding sequence ATGAAGTTAAAAAACATTTTTTACAGCTTTATAGCTCTTTCCCTTTTTGGAGCCAATGCCCAGCAGAGCATTCCCAAAGTGGAGGAATTACTTGATAAAATGACCTTGGAAGAAAAAATAGGTCAGTTGAATTTACTGACCCCGGGTGGGGGAGTGGCCACAGGATCTGTGGTCAGTGAAAATGTAGAAGCCAAGATCAAGGCTGGACAGGTTGGCGGTCTCTTTGGTGTAACTGGGCCAGACAAAGTTAGAGTGGCTCAAGAAATGGCCGTAGAACAAAGCCGCCTAGGTATTCCATTGTTGATTGGTTCTGATGTCATACATGGCTATAAGACCACCTATCCAATCCCTTTGGGACTATCTTCCAGTTGGGATATGGATTTGATAAAACAAGCCGCTCAAATGGCTGCAAAAGAAGCCACTGCAGATGGAATTAATTGGAATTTTTCCCCAATGGTGGATATCGCCCGGGACCCTCGTTGGGGGCGTATTTCTGAAGGAGCAGGAGAGGATCCCTATTTAGGTTCCAAAATTGCGGAGGCCATGGTAAAAGGCTATCAAGGTGATAATTTGGCTGCTAACCACACCATGTTGGCTTGCGTAAAGCACTTTGCATTGTATGGAGCGGCTGAAGCAGGTCGTGATTATCACTCAGTGGATATGAGCAAGATTAAAATGTTCAACCAATATGTTCAACCATATAAAGCAGCCATTGATGCAGGTGCTGCCAGTGTGATGACTTCCTTTAATGATGTGGATGGCGTACCGGCAACCGGGAACAAATGGTTGCTTACGGATTTGCTCCGTACACAATGGGGTTTTGATGGTTTTGTGGTTTCGGATTATACATCCCTCAATGAAATGATCGCCCACGGATTGGGAGACCTTCAAGCGGTATCGGTACTGGCCTTAAAAGCTGGTTTGGATATGGATATGGTGGGCGAGGGTTTTTTGACTACTTTAAAAAAATCATTGGATGAAGGCAAAATCACTGAAGCGGAAATTACCAATGCTTGTCGACATGTCTTGGAAGCCAAATATATCTCTGGACTTTTTGATGATCCCTACAAATATCTGGATTCTAAACGTCCAGAAAAGGATATTTTGACCAAGGAAAATAGGACTTTAGCCCGGAAATTGGCAGCCCACTCCTTTGTGCTGCTCAAAAATCACAATAACACACTTCCTTTGAAAAAGCAGGGAAAGATTGCTTTAATTGGTCCCTTGGCCGATAGCAGGGAAAACATGTTGGGAACCTGGGCACCCACGGGCGATTTTAACTTGGCAGTGACCATCAAAGAAGGCTTCAAAAATGTAGCGCCAAATGCTTCCATAAAATATGCGAAAGGAGCCAATATTTCAGATGATACCGAATTTGCCAAGCATGTTAACGTATTTGGTCCTCGAATTGAAATTGATGAACGTTCTCCAGCGGTTATGCTGAACGAAGCCGTGGAATTGGCCAAGACTTCTGATGTGGTCGTCGTCGTTGTGGGGGAAGCCACCGAAATGAGTGGGGAAGCAGCAAGTAGAACTGATATTTCAATTCCTGAGAGCCAAAAGAAATTGGTCAGAGCATTGGTGGATACCGGAAAGCCGGTTGCACTAGTTTTGATGAGCGGCAGACCGCTGACCACCCCTGAGGAATTTGATTTGCCGATATCCATTCTACAGGTATGGCACCCCGGTGTGGAAGCCGGTAACGCCATTGCCGATGTTGTTTTTGGGGATTATAATCCATCTGGTAAATTAACCGCTACTTGGCCAATAAATGTAGGGCAAATACCCATTTACCATAGTGCTAAAATTACGGGTAGACCTGCTCCTGGGAACGGCGAATTTCAAAAGTTTAGATCTAATTATTTGGATGCACCCAACACCCCTTTATTGCCTTTTGGTTATGGGTTGAGTTATACCACCTTTGACTATTCCAATCTTAGATTGGATAAGAAATCTATTGGTCAAGGGGAGGCTGTTTCTGCTACTGTTACTGTTACTAATACAGGTGATTATGATGGAGAAGAAGTGGTGCAATTGTACTTAAGGGATGTGGTAAGAAGCATTACGCCGCCAAAACGTCAATTAAAAGGATTTCAAAAAATCATGCTCAAGAAAGGGGAGCGTAAAGAAGTGACCATCACCCTATCTCCAGACGATTTAAAATTCTACAATACCCAGCTGGAATTTGTTTCAGAACCAGGGGAGTTTGAAATTTTTGTTGGAACCAATTCCGATGCTGATCTATCAGAAACATTTACCCTAAAATAG
- a CDS encoding sulfatase, translated as MRIGLTLLGLLFIVSCKQEEKPKEEVTQSPPNIIFIMSDDHAFQAISAYGHELGKLAPTPNIDRIAQNGAIFQNNFCTNSICGPSRAVILTGKHSHINGFRMNGERFDNSQPTLPKHLKKLGYETAIVGKWHLHGKPAGFDYWDILNDQGNYYNPEFIQGEDTTVVEGYATDLITDKSLKWLKQRDSDQKPFYMMVHHKAPHRNWMPALRHLNVYDSITFPLPDTYFPEFENQRASVEQQQTIYKDMYEGHDLKMSDGYGSTDLAHNPWTTDFDRMTPEQRKIWNEAYLPKNNAFYEANLHGKELAEWKGQRYLHEYLATVKAVDESVGKILDYLEETGLDENTLVVYTSDQGFYLGEHGWFDKRFMYEESMKMPLLMQLPGVIEPNSTIDAMVQNLDFAPTFLDLAGGQEYAADMQGASFKGLLDGTQEDFKDAVYYHYYDFPAFHMVKRQYGVRTDRYKLIHFYDDIDEWEFYDLEKDPRELYNAINDEAYKDVVTSMHKKLDSLQSYYKVTEKEFETTPKEKVDKTYDTFKRLRGTPIQ; from the coding sequence ATGCGCATAGGATTAACACTTCTTGGATTATTGTTTATTGTTTCGTGCAAACAGGAAGAGAAACCCAAGGAAGAAGTGACCCAAAGTCCTCCGAACATCATTTTTATTATGTCGGACGACCATGCTTTTCAAGCTATTAGTGCTTACGGCCATGAATTGGGAAAACTGGCACCAACGCCAAATATTGATCGAATTGCCCAAAATGGAGCCATTTTTCAGAACAACTTTTGCACCAACTCCATTTGTGGCCCCAGTAGGGCGGTCATCCTTACAGGAAAACACAGTCACATTAACGGGTTTCGGATGAATGGGGAACGATTTGATAATAGTCAGCCGACCTTACCAAAACATTTAAAAAAGTTGGGCTACGAAACGGCCATTGTTGGGAAATGGCACTTGCACGGAAAACCTGCAGGGTTCGATTATTGGGATATTCTCAACGATCAAGGGAACTATTATAATCCCGAATTTATCCAAGGAGAGGATACCACCGTGGTAGAGGGATATGCCACAGACTTGATAACGGACAAGAGTTTGAAATGGTTAAAACAAAGGGATAGTGACCAAAAACCTTTTTACATGATGGTACATCATAAAGCCCCCCATCGAAATTGGATGCCCGCTTTACGCCATCTGAACGTTTACGATTCCATCACTTTTCCCTTGCCGGACACTTATTTTCCAGAATTTGAGAACCAGAGGGCTTCAGTGGAACAACAGCAGACCATTTATAAGGATATGTATGAAGGGCATGACCTGAAAATGAGTGACGGTTACGGAAGCACAGATTTGGCACACAATCCGTGGACCACGGATTTTGATCGCATGACCCCTGAACAACGAAAAATTTGGAATGAGGCCTATTTACCAAAGAACAATGCCTTTTACGAAGCCAATTTACATGGAAAAGAATTGGCGGAATGGAAAGGACAGCGGTATTTGCATGAATATTTGGCCACAGTAAAGGCTGTGGATGAGAGCGTGGGTAAGATTTTGGACTATTTGGAGGAAACGGGACTGGATGAAAACACCTTGGTGGTCTATACTTCCGATCAGGGATTTTATTTGGGCGAACACGGCTGGTTCGATAAGCGTTTTATGTACGAGGAATCTATGAAAATGCCCTTGTTGATGCAATTGCCTGGTGTAATTGAGCCCAATAGCACTATTGATGCAATGGTTCAAAATCTGGATTTTGCCCCCACCTTTTTGGATTTAGCTGGAGGACAAGAGTATGCCGCTGATATGCAAGGGGCATCCTTCAAAGGACTTTTGGATGGCACACAGGAAGATTTCAAGGATGCTGTGTATTACCATTATTATGATTTTCCAGCTTTTCACATGGTCAAAAGACAATATGGTGTTAGAACAGATAGATATAAACTCATCCATTTTTATGATGATATAGACGAGTGGGAGTTTTATGATTTGGAGAAAGATCCACGGGAACTCTATAATGCCATCAATGATGAAGCGTATAAAGATGTCGTAACCTCAATGCACAAAAAATTGGATAGTTTACAATCCTATTACAAAGTAACTGAAAAAGAGTTTGAAACCACTCCAAAGGAAAAAGTGGATAAAACCTACGATACTTTTAAAAGACTACGAGGCACACCAATCCAGTAA
- a CDS encoding group III truncated hemoglobin: protein MVEKSEILSLEDIKRMVNLFYGKVRKDDLLGGIFNEVIQDNWPAHLEKMYRFWQTVLLEEHTYNGSPFAPHVKLPVQGKHFDRWKQLFFDTVNENFSGDKAEEAKFRATKMAEMFQLKIDYFQNQKRN from the coding sequence ATGGTAGAAAAAAGTGAAATTTTAAGTCTGGAAGACATCAAGCGAATGGTAAACCTTTTTTATGGCAAAGTCCGAAAAGATGATTTACTTGGCGGTATTTTTAATGAAGTGATACAGGACAATTGGCCTGCTCATTTGGAAAAAATGTATCGGTTTTGGCAAACAGTTTTATTGGAGGAGCATACATACAATGGAAGCCCCTTTGCGCCGCATGTTAAACTTCCAGTGCAAGGCAAGCACTTTGATCGTTGGAAACAATTGTTTTTTGACACTGTAAATGAAAATTTCTCAGGTGATAAAGCGGAAGAGGCCAAATTCAGGGCCACTAAAATGGCAGAAATGTTTCAACTGAAAATTGACTATTTTCAAAATCAAAAAAGAAATTAA
- the ric gene encoding iron-sulfur cluster repair di-iron protein, which produces MNDTMEKTVGQMVTEDYRTAQVFKAHKIDFCCKGNRTLQEVAEKKGLDLETLVQELGAIQNNTIGDQPDFKTWPLDLLIDYIEKKHHRYVEQQIPILKQYLNKLCHVHGNKHPELYGIFEHFSASAGELAKHMKKEELVLFPWIRKMVNATKDDTTLGDSKFGTVKNPIQMMMEEHDNEGERFRKIAALSSDYTPPPDACNTYRVAFSLLQEFEEDLHRHIHLENNILFPKAEILEKKVLDNLF; this is translated from the coding sequence ATGAACGATACCATGGAAAAAACAGTCGGGCAAATGGTAACAGAAGACTACCGAACTGCCCAAGTCTTTAAAGCACACAAAATAGATTTTTGTTGCAAAGGCAACCGTACACTTCAAGAAGTTGCAGAGAAAAAAGGGCTGGATTTGGAAACCTTGGTCCAAGAGCTTGGTGCCATCCAAAACAACACTATAGGGGATCAACCCGATTTTAAAACCTGGCCTCTGGATTTGTTGATCGATTATATCGAAAAAAAACACCACCGTTATGTGGAACAGCAAATTCCCATTTTAAAACAGTATCTCAACAAGTTATGCCATGTACATGGTAACAAACATCCCGAACTGTACGGAATTTTTGAACATTTCAGTGCTTCTGCCGGAGAGTTGGCCAAGCACATGAAAAAGGAAGAGTTGGTGCTATTTCCCTGGATCCGTAAAATGGTCAATGCAACAAAAGATGATACGACTTTGGGAGACTCCAAATTTGGTACCGTTAAGAATCCCATTCAAATGATGATGGAAGAGCACGACAATGAAGGGGAACGGTTCCGGAAAATTGCTGCTCTTAGCAGTGACTACACACCGCCGCCAGATGCTTGCAATACGTATCGCGTTGCTTTCTCCCTCCTCCAAGAGTTTGAAGAAGACCTCCACAGGCACATCCACTTGGAGAACAACATTCTGTTCCCAAAAGCTGAGATTTTGGAAAAGAAAGTATTAGACAACTTATTTTAA
- a CDS encoding Rrf2 family transcriptional regulator, protein MFSKACEYGIRSAVYVALQSLDGRRVSVTEIAEEIDSPIAFTAKILQQLTRNGIINSVKGPTGGFEIQREDMDAVKLSKIVKAIDGDKIYVGCGLGLKECNADKPCPLHDKFVDIRTDLSKMLKSTSLYELATGLEVGLTYLKR, encoded by the coding sequence ATGTTTTCAAAAGCCTGTGAGTATGGCATACGTTCAGCGGTATATGTTGCGTTGCAATCTTTGGACGGAAGACGGGTGAGCGTAACAGAAATTGCTGAGGAAATAGACTCCCCCATTGCCTTCACGGCAAAAATATTGCAACAGCTTACAAGAAATGGCATAATTAATTCAGTGAAAGGGCCTACAGGAGGTTTTGAAATTCAAAGAGAAGATATGGATGCCGTAAAATTGAGCAAAATTGTCAAAGCTATTGATGGAGATAAGATTTATGTGGGCTGTGGATTGGGACTCAAGGAATGTAATGCGGATAAGCCCTGTCCCCTTCACGATAAATTTGTCGACATCCGTACCGATTTAAGCAAAATGTTGAAAAGTACAAGCTTATATGAACTTGCCACAGGCTTGGAAGTAGGGTTGACCTATTTGAAGCGGTAA
- a CDS encoding ABC transporter permease, whose protein sequence is MLKILKYSFYDLIRSRWSYVYFFFYLALGFVLLFLNNDVSKAVITLMNVIIVLIPLIGTIFGVMYYYNSREFTELLLAQPIKRSSIFMGQYFGVAGSLTLSLVLGLGIPFVLYGLLRSNAIFDFSLLLVTGAFLTFIFVGLSFVIAISNENKIKGFGYAVLLWLFLAVVYDGLFLMSLIVFEEYPLDTFSLVATALNPIDLSRILILLKLDISALLGYTGAIFKKFFGTDLGFVISMAILLLWTILPILGLQYKAKRKDF, encoded by the coding sequence ATGCTTAAAATATTGAAATACAGTTTTTACGATCTGATACGCAGCCGTTGGAGCTACGTTTATTTTTTCTTTTATCTGGCTCTTGGGTTTGTTTTGTTGTTCCTGAACAATGATGTTTCCAAAGCTGTGATTACTTTAATGAATGTGATCATTGTGTTGATTCCGTTGATTGGAACTATATTTGGCGTGATGTACTACTACAATTCCCGGGAATTTACCGAGCTATTATTGGCTCAGCCCATTAAACGCAGTTCCATATTTATGGGCCAGTATTTTGGCGTAGCAGGTTCTCTTACGTTAAGTTTGGTATTGGGATTAGGAATTCCATTTGTGTTATACGGGCTGTTACGGAGCAATGCCATTTTTGATTTTTCCCTATTGCTGGTTACTGGGGCTTTCCTGACTTTCATCTTTGTGGGACTGTCCTTCGTCATTGCCATATCCAACGAAAACAAGATCAAAGGATTTGGTTACGCGGTGCTGTTATGGCTCTTTTTGGCCGTAGTCTATGATGGCCTGTTCCTAATGTCCCTGATTGTGTTTGAGGAGTATCCGTTGGACACCTTTTCCTTGGTGGCCACTGCGCTAAACCCTATAGATCTTTCCCGTATATTGATTCTACTCAAACTGGACATCTCTGCCCTATTGGGGTATACCGGTGCCATATTCAAAAAATTCTTTGGTACGGATTTAGGCTTCGTTATTTCTATGGCCATTCTATTACTTTGGACTATTTTGCCCATTCTAGGATTGCAATACAAAGCAAAAAGAAAAGATTTCTAA
- a CDS encoding ABC transporter ATP-binding protein: MIEINNLYKQFGKNQVLKGVDLTIDEGHIYAILGPNGSGKTTLIKSILGMVIPNKGQISVLGEPIKKGWKYRKKIDYLPQIANFPPNIKVKELIHMIKDLRNSPSEEEELIKLFGLEPFLNKKLSTLSGGTKQKVNIVLTFMFDSPLIILDEPTTGLDPKALIRLKELIQKEKAQGKTILITSHIMQFVEETADEIVYLLEGEIYFKGSIAKLLEQTEQTNFEHAIAAITTGSHA; the protein is encoded by the coding sequence ATTATTGAAATCAACAATCTTTATAAACAATTTGGAAAAAATCAAGTGCTGAAAGGGGTAGACCTTACCATTGATGAAGGCCATATTTATGCCATACTTGGTCCCAACGGTTCAGGAAAGACCACCTTGATCAAGAGCATTCTGGGCATGGTGATTCCAAATAAGGGTCAGATTTCGGTGTTGGGGGAACCCATAAAAAAAGGGTGGAAATACCGCAAAAAAATCGATTATCTTCCCCAAATCGCCAACTTTCCGCCCAACATTAAAGTCAAGGAATTGATCCACATGATCAAAGACCTCAGGAACAGTCCCAGCGAAGAGGAAGAACTGATCAAGCTATTCGGGTTGGAACCTTTTCTGAACAAGAAATTATCCACGCTATCCGGAGGTACCAAACAAAAAGTGAACATTGTATTGACCTTTATGTTCGACAGTCCCTTAATCATTCTTGATGAGCCCACAACAGGTTTGGACCCAAAGGCACTTATCCGATTAAAAGAGCTGATCCAAAAAGAAAAAGCACAAGGCAAGACTATTTTGATCACCTCGCACATTATGCAGTTTGTGGAAGAAACGGCCGATGAAATTGTATATCTTTTGGAAGGGGAAATTTATTTCAAGGGCAGTATCGCCAAATTATTGGAACAGACCGAACAGACCAATTTTGAACACGCCATTGCGGCCATAACAACGGGTAGCCATGCTTAA
- a CDS encoding nitrous oxide reductase family maturation protein NosD encodes MGFQIGLANTWTVCSTCENSSIKETILRAAPHDTLLIEKGTYKEFEILVDKPLVIKGIGYPIVDGEKKGEIFRVTADNVTLDGLFVINVGVSYTKDNAAIRIVQSKNFRIQNMVLEQLFFGIYLEKSSHGKVYHNRIIGEAVDEYNSGNGIQLWYSSDVEVAKNHVQGTRDGIYLEFSDQITITDNVSMDNLRYGLHFMFSNNDVYSNNTFENNGAGVAVMFSKFITMKNNTFRKNWGTAAYGMLLKEINDAEISGNTFEENTIGINIEGSNRIEYINNDFIGNGWAIRVIGACYTNSFKGNNFLYNSFDISYNSKLNDNVFEGNFWSSYTGYDLDKDGIGDVPYRPVKLFSYVVNRTPETIVLLRSLFMDIIDFSERVSPVFTPDNLKDAQPLMKIRS; translated from the coding sequence ATGGGCTTTCAAATAGGTTTGGCAAACACTTGGACCGTTTGTAGCACCTGCGAGAACAGTTCCATCAAGGAAACCATTTTACGTGCCGCTCCCCACGACACCCTTTTGATCGAAAAAGGCACCTACAAAGAATTTGAAATTTTGGTGGACAAACCTTTGGTCATCAAGGGAATCGGTTACCCCATTGTGGATGGTGAAAAGAAAGGGGAAATTTTCAGGGTAACCGCGGACAATGTTACCTTGGACGGGCTGTTCGTCATCAATGTAGGGGTAAGCTATACCAAGGACAATGCGGCAATCAGAATTGTACAGAGTAAAAACTTTCGCATTCAAAATATGGTGTTGGAACAATTGTTCTTTGGTATCTACTTGGAAAAATCATCCCATGGCAAAGTATATCACAATCGCATTATTGGAGAGGCCGTGGACGAATACAATTCTGGAAATGGCATCCAACTTTGGTATTCTTCTGATGTGGAAGTGGCCAAAAACCATGTGCAAGGTACCCGTGATGGAATCTATTTGGAATTTTCAGACCAAATCACCATTACCGATAATGTGAGCATGGACAATCTTCGTTATGGACTCCACTTTATGTTTTCGAATAATGATGTCTATTCCAACAATACCTTTGAAAATAATGGGGCCGGGGTTGCGGTCATGTTTTCTAAGTTCATCACCATGAAAAATAATACGTTTCGAAAGAATTGGGGAACTGCTGCCTATGGTATGTTGTTAAAGGAAATCAACGATGCGGAAATCAGTGGGAACACCTTTGAGGAAAATACCATCGGCATCAACATTGAGGGCTCCAACCGGATTGAATATATAAATAATGACTTTATTGGCAACGGCTGGGCCATTCGAGTAATCGGAGCCTGTTATACGAACAGTTTTAAAGGCAATAATTTCTTGTACAATTCCTTTGACATTTCCTATAACAGCAAATTGAACGACAATGTATTTGAAGGTAATTTTTGGAGCAGCTATACAGGTTACGATCTGGATAAGGATGGCATCGGCGATGTACCCTATCGACCTGTGAAATTATTTTCCTACGTGGTGAATCGTACGCCAGAAACTATTGTGCTGTTGCGAAGCCTGTTCATGGATATCATCGATTTCTCGGAACGGGTTTCCCCCGTGTTCACACCCGATAATTTAAAAGATGCCCAACCTTTAATGAAAATACGATCATGA
- a CDS encoding pyridoxamine 5'-phosphate oxidase family protein — protein sequence MSMIADLEPVKCTGLLVDNYVGHLAYIADNEPHVVPSTYFFDEDRKCILCFASNGHRINALRKSNKVSFQVDSIESFRHWQSVQVHGTFEELTGDFAKQCLKRFADGVQRTIDHKNAERPHFLSHFSGKLQEAEMPVVYRIAVTKIIGKSVEDFT from the coding sequence ATGAGCATGATCGCAGATTTGGAACCGGTGAAATGCACCGGACTTTTAGTAGACAATTATGTGGGGCACTTAGCCTACATTGCGGACAATGAACCGCATGTGGTACCGTCGACCTATTTTTTTGATGAAGACCGGAAGTGTATTCTGTGTTTCGCATCCAATGGACATCGGATAAACGCTCTCAGAAAAAGCAATAAAGTTTCTTTTCAAGTCGATAGTATCGAGTCGTTTCGCCATTGGCAATCAGTTCAGGTACATGGTACTTTTGAAGAACTTACTGGAGATTTCGCTAAACAATGTTTAAAACGCTTTGCAGACGGCGTACAGCGAACCATAGACCATAAAAATGCTGAACGCCCCCATTTTTTAAGTCATTTTTCCGGTAAGTTGCAAGAAGCGGAAATGCCAGTGGTATATCGTATTGCAGTGACCAAAATAATAGGAAAGTCCGTAGAGGATTTCACATAA